In the Oryza glaberrima chromosome 6, OglaRS2, whole genome shotgun sequence genome, one interval contains:
- the LOC127776884 gene encoding uncharacterized protein LOC127776884, translating to MRVDAAEENEAVVDQMEVENEKYIALVVEGEDTTLGDNETNIPEDWTTISMSHMMVNDGLDAHWRYDSKQVQVRHMFHDKGYLQDAVKRWVFDQKCEFRMKVSNRTTYDVKCTQAGCPWRVHGYKPQHDTLWIASRVEQHTCLLENTRLVHRNMTAAFVAQMVYSKVVRKTSLSPFTIMHDVEKEYGYEISYDKTWRAKQKALEMRFGTYEDSYHNLPPLLEVMHARNPGTHMAILDEVNENRENVLRRAFWSFGCMIEAFRNCIPLLCVDGTFMTGKYRGTILTAIGVDADSHVIHVAFAFVESENTSSWLWFLRHIKMCVVLNRPKVCVLHDRHAGLLLAIQKLQEDVTEDVPWPDLHSRWCMRHLGANFYRQFRSKRLMDLFKKLCKHNQQRKFDAIWEQLDRLTTTHMEEVRKKPVVARQEEPEGLEPIPNEAPSITRRRKRGRATKCLTEWVEFEPRDKWSLLHDTDGSRYGVMTTNLPKVYNWVMKNTRPLPLVAILEGITRGTQKYLCIRYSMASLNLSKPSVKYSPAITQYMDEKSKKGGMHRVWPAGNRELLFEIRLRDKSGVGTGTTNITLECMLWPEYRACKCNCNKPYLLHRPCSHVLAASAKGGVDANLFVSPYFTKEAWEATWRGELRGWRVVCDFTRPSPGQANWVPDSNFLVDTKGRRQSRRIKYFMDEAEAKDRSRRKKACILCRENHAHNDCSMYNVGKDTAGADVRRVPKGKSKKKNNP from the coding sequence ATGCGTGTTGACGCAGCGGAGGAGAATGAGGCGGTAGTGGATCAGATGGAAGTGGAAAACGAGAAATACATAGCGCTTGTAGTGGAAGGAGAAGATACAACACTGGGGGACAACGAAACCAACATACCCGAAGATTGGACGACCATATCGATGAGTCATATGATGGTTAACGATGGTTTAGATGCCCACTGGCGTTATGATAGTAAGCAGGTGCAAGTTAGACATATGTTTCATGACAAAGGTTACTTACAAGATGCGGTGAAGAGGTGGGTATTTGACCAGAAGTGTGAGTTCAGGATGAAGGTTTCAAACAGGACGACGTACGACGTGAAGTGCACACAGGCTGGATGTCCTTGGAGAGTGCATGGTTACAAGCCACAACATGACACTTTATGGATAGCTTCGAGGGTTGAGCAACATACGTGTTTGTTGGAGAATACCCGTCTGGTACACAGGAACATGACAGCGGCATTTGTGGCACAAATGGTATATTCAAAGGTGGTTAGAAAAACATCTTTGTCCCCTTTCACAATAATGCATGACGTAGAGAAAGAGTACGGATATGAGATATCGTACGACAAGACTTGGAGGGCAAAACAAAAAGCACTGGAGATGAGGTTTGGAACTTATGAGGATTCTTATCACAATCTTCCCCCACTATTGGAGGTGATGCATGCAAGAAACCCGGGCACACACATGGCTATTCTCGACGAGGTGAATGAAAATAGGGAGAATGTTCTTCGTCGGGCTTTCTGGTCATTTGGGTGCATGATAGAGGCCTTTAGAAATTGCATTCCTTTGCTCTGTGTTGATGGCACTTTCATGACAGGCAAGTACAGAGGAACAATTCTAACCGCGATCGGAGTCGATGCGGATAGCCATGTCATTCATGTTGCTTTTGCATTTGTTGAAAGCGAGAACACATCAAGCTGGCTTTGGTTTTTGCGGCACATTAAAATGTGTGTTGTTCTAAACAGACCAAAAGTTTGTGTTCTACATGATCGACACGCCGGTTTGCTATTGGCGATacagaagcttcaagaagatgtCACGGAGGATGTGCCATGGCCAGATTTGCATAGCAGATGGTGCATGCGACATCTTGGGGCTAATTTTTATAGACAATTCAGGAGTAAGAGATTGATGGACCTGTTCAAGAAGTTATGCAAGCATAATCAACAAAGAAAGTTTGATGCTATATGGGAACAACTGGATCGTTTGACCACTACACATATGGAAGAGGTTAGGAAAAAGCCCGTAGTTGCCAGACAGGAGGAGCCGGAGGGACTTGAACCCATTCCTAATGAAGCACCAAGTATTACTCGGCGTAGGAAGCGCGGAAGGGCCACGAAGTGCCTCACGGAGTGGGTAGAATTTGAGCCAAGGGATAAATGGTCGTTGTTGCACGATACAGATGGATCAAGGTATGGTGTGATGACAACAAATCTTCCTAAAGTGTATAACTGGGTTATGAAAAATACACGACCACTACCACTTGTTGCTATTCTGGAGGGAATCACGAGGGGTACACAGAAGTATCTCTGTATAAGGTATTCCATGGCCAGTCTTAACCTCAGCAAACCCAGTGTTAAGTATAGCCCAGCTATTACACAGTACATGGATGAGAAAAGCAAGAAGGGAGGAATGCACAGAGTGTGGCCTGCTGGGAATAGAGAGTTGCTATTTGAGATACGACTTCGTGACAAGAGTGGTGTCGGCACTGGGACTACTAATATCACATTGGAATGCATGTTGTGGCCAGAGTATCGTGCTTGCAAATGCAATTGCAACAAGCCTTATCTGTTACACCGGCCATGTTCTCATGTTCTTGCCGCTTCCGCAAAAGGAGGTGTTGATGCAAACCTTTTTGTTTCTCCGTACTTTACAAAGGAAGCGTGGGAGGCAACTTGGCGTGGTGAATTGCGTGGTTGGCGTGTCGTGTGCGATTTCACTCGTCCTTCTCCAGGGCAAGCCAATTGGGTTCCTGACTCAAATTTCTTAGTTGATACTAAGGGTCGTCGCCAGTCGCGCAGGATCAAGTACTTTATGGATGAAGCGGAAGCGAAAGATCGTTCTCGTCGTAAGAAAGCTTGCATTCTTTGCAGGGAGAACCATGCCCATAATGATTGTAGCATGTACAATGTAGGGAAAGACACTGCAGGTGCTGATGTTCGTCGTGTTCCAAAGGGGAAGtcgaagaagaaaaataatcctTAG